In a single window of the Litorilituus sediminis genome:
- a CDS encoding cytochrome c oxidase subunit 3 family protein: protein MEVFHILFMPMNHYTLHDELSCCSATSTIEIDNMTDITSAQFYINGNGSVTREPETIKKIPGNKAVWVVIFAELSEFAVFFIAYFIAKAHSPVEFEQGPMQLHTLAGTLNTFALITSSYFVAKALAAIRVNEPDKSVRYLSFAVFCGGLYLVIKYWEYHWNVAQGIQTDTNSFYSMYYYMTFNHLIHVIWASASLMWAISQIKLGHYNQQRHTGLTAIACYWHMVDLAWVIIFPLLYVLR, encoded by the coding sequence ATGGAAGTATTTCACATACTTTTTATGCCAATGAATCACTATACTTTACATGATGAGCTGAGTTGTTGCTCTGCAACCAGCACAATAGAGATTGACAATATGACAGATATCACCAGCGCGCAGTTTTATATCAACGGTAATGGTAGCGTTACCCGAGAGCCTGAAACCATCAAGAAAATACCGGGTAATAAAGCGGTATGGGTCGTTATTTTTGCTGAACTTTCCGAGTTTGCAGTATTTTTTATCGCCTATTTTATTGCCAAAGCACATAGTCCAGTTGAATTTGAACAAGGGCCTATGCAGCTTCATACGCTGGCGGGTACGCTAAATACCTTTGCCTTGATTACCAGTAGCTACTTTGTCGCCAAGGCATTAGCGGCAATACGCGTTAATGAACCAGATAAAAGCGTTCGGTATCTTTCGTTTGCCGTTTTTTGTGGCGGCCTTTATTTAGTGATCAAGTATTGGGAATATCACTGGAATGTTGCTCAAGGTATTCAAACAGATACCAACAGCTTTTATAGCATGTATTACTACATGACATTTAACCATCTTATTCATGTGATATGGGCTAGCGCGAGCTTGATGTGGGCAATATCGCAAATAAAGTTAGGGCACTACAATCAGCAGCGTCATACCGGCTTAACGGCAATTGCTTGCTATTGGCATATGGTTGATTTGGCGTGGGTAATTATCTTCCCATTACTGTATGTGCTGCGTTAG
- the ccoG gene encoding cytochrome c oxidase accessory protein CcoG: MKFNINEEQMIIKPYEHEGNIQVREQKGRFQDIRRKLSWLLMLTFIAIPFIQYNGQQAVLLDIGQQQFRIFSVTFWPQDFILLAGIFMVAAFALFFVTAWLGRVWCGYVCPQTVWTLAYIWVEHRIEGNRNQRIALDKKPWSRDKIQKKATKHAIWLFMSLFTSTTFISYFIPAADLYAEMMTFQWSGLITFWVLFFALCTYGNAGFLREKVCTHMCPYARFQSAMFDKDTLLVAYDSQRGERRGPRRRKDDAKQLGLGDCVDCNLCVEVCPVGIDIRNGMQYECINCALCVDACDQTMDRFGYDKGLIRYTSEHELLGKPKNKMSLKLIGYGSFTLLITVLMAVWINARIPLETSILRDRNALYRVNYEGLVENTYTLKILNKTQQPLHYDISAKGIDAASLSAPEKLLIFPGVMQEVPVTLSADGYDLDKKMTKIQFVIQAVEQPEIQLIKDTVFFKD, translated from the coding sequence ATGAAGTTCAATATTAATGAAGAGCAAATGATCATTAAGCCTTATGAGCATGAAGGCAATATTCAAGTAAGAGAGCAAAAAGGACGATTTCAAGATATAAGGCGTAAGCTGAGTTGGTTGCTTATGCTAACCTTTATTGCTATTCCGTTTATTCAATATAATGGCCAACAAGCGGTATTGTTAGATATTGGTCAACAACAATTTCGCATATTTTCCGTCACCTTCTGGCCGCAAGACTTTATTTTGTTAGCGGGAATTTTTATGGTTGCGGCCTTTGCGTTATTCTTTGTTACCGCTTGGCTTGGGCGAGTGTGGTGTGGTTATGTGTGTCCGCAAACGGTATGGACCTTAGCCTATATTTGGGTTGAGCATCGCATTGAAGGTAATCGTAATCAGCGCATTGCTTTAGATAAAAAACCATGGTCACGCGATAAAATTCAAAAGAAAGCGACTAAGCATGCTATTTGGTTATTTATGTCGTTGTTCACTTCTACTACCTTTATTTCTTACTTTATCCCTGCTGCTGATCTGTATGCAGAAATGATGACCTTTCAATGGAGTGGTTTAATTACCTTTTGGGTGTTGTTTTTTGCCTTGTGCACCTACGGTAATGCAGGCTTTTTACGAGAAAAAGTATGTACCCATATGTGTCCGTATGCACGTTTTCAGTCGGCTATGTTTGATAAAGACACCTTACTTGTTGCTTATGATAGTCAGCGCGGTGAAAGGCGAGGACCACGTCGTCGTAAGGATGATGCAAAACAATTAGGCTTGGGCGATTGTGTTGATTGTAATCTTTGTGTTGAAGTGTGCCCCGTAGGTATCGATATTCGTAATGGTATGCAGTATGAGTGTATTAACTGTGCCTTATGCGTAGATGCCTGTGATCAGACAATGGACAGATTTGGTTATGACAAAGGTTTGATCCGCTATACCAGCGAGCATGAGTTATTAGGTAAGCCTAAGAATAAAATGAGTTTGAAACTGATAGGTTATGGTAGTTTCACCTTGTTAATTACTGTGCTGATGGCAGTTTGGATTAATGCTCGTATACCGCTAGAAACTTCGATTTTACGCGATAGAAATGCTTTATATCGAGTCAATTATGAAGGCTTAGTAGAGAACACTTATACCTTAAAAATTCTCAATAAAACACAGCAACCGCTTCATTATGATATTAGTGCCAAAGGCATAGATGCGGCGAGTTTGTCTGCACCAGAAAAGCTACTTATTTTTCCTGGGGTTATGCAAGAAGTGCCAGTAACATTATCGGCAGATGGTTATGATCTCGACAAGAAAATGACAAAAATTCAATTTGTTATTCAAGCGGTAGAACAACCTGAAATTCAACTGATTAAAGACACGGTTTTCTTTAAAGATTAG
- a CDS encoding sigma-54 interaction domain-containing protein, translated as MPQTIKQFLADSELLLNAVGEGVYGFDSEGNAVFINPAAEQMTGWRAEELLGKNIHKYHHHSHANGEHYPVEECKIYNTMRDGIERRVTDEVFWRKDGSCFPVEYTSTPVYKNGERIGAVAVFRDVSQQRLADDNLREALKKVQELTEKLQQENTYLQDEINEAWSGSGLEGISKPFMQMLKQIKLVGQTDSTVLILGENGTGKEVVARNLHQLSERSDSPMMKVNCAAFTASLLESELFGHEKGAFTGANERRKGRFELADKGTLFLDEIGELSLEAQSKLLRVLQEQEFERVGGSRTIKVDIRIIAATNRNLIAMVSEGKFRMDLYYRLNVFPIQVPALRERIEDLPILCDSIINQLNQKLKKQIRGVNKRSIQKLAKYSWPGNIRELQNILEREVILSTTSVLDIQQSFNELGNAWASNKKTLAEIERAYILEILAACKWRIGGESGAAEVLGMPASTLRSRMKKLMIKRE; from the coding sequence ATGCCTCAAACTATAAAACAGTTTTTAGCGGATTCTGAATTGCTACTTAATGCCGTGGGTGAAGGTGTTTATGGCTTTGATAGCGAAGGTAATGCTGTATTTATTAATCCTGCAGCTGAACAAATGACGGGATGGCGAGCAGAAGAGTTGCTAGGTAAAAATATTCATAAATATCATCATCATAGCCATGCCAATGGTGAGCATTACCCGGTTGAAGAGTGCAAAATATATAACACTATGCGTGATGGTATCGAGCGCAGAGTGACCGATGAAGTATTTTGGCGTAAAGATGGCAGTTGTTTTCCGGTGGAATATACCTCAACACCGGTATATAAAAATGGTGAACGCATTGGTGCCGTTGCGGTTTTTCGTGATGTCAGTCAACAGCGTTTGGCAGATGATAATTTGCGTGAGGCGTTAAAGAAAGTTCAGGAGCTCACGGAAAAGCTGCAACAAGAAAATACTTACCTGCAAGATGAAATCAATGAAGCATGGTCGGGCTCTGGCCTTGAAGGGATCAGTAAACCTTTTATGCAAATGCTCAAACAAATTAAGTTGGTCGGGCAAACCGATAGTACTGTGCTGATTTTAGGGGAAAATGGTACAGGTAAGGAAGTGGTCGCGCGTAATTTGCATCAGTTAAGTGAGCGAAGTGATTCACCTATGATGAAAGTTAATTGCGCCGCTTTTACTGCGAGCTTGCTTGAGTCGGAATTATTTGGTCATGAAAAAGGGGCTTTTACTGGTGCCAATGAAAGACGTAAAGGCCGCTTTGAGTTAGCAGATAAGGGTACTTTGTTTTTAGATGAAATTGGAGAGCTAAGCCTTGAAGCGCAAAGTAAACTTTTACGGGTTCTTCAGGAGCAAGAGTTTGAGCGAGTAGGTGGTAGTAGAACCATTAAAGTGGATATACGCATTATTGCCGCAACAAATCGAAACTTAATCGCCATGGTGTCTGAAGGTAAGTTTCGTATGGATTTGTATTACCGCTTGAATGTTTTTCCTATCCAAGTACCAGCATTGCGAGAGCGTATTGAAGATTTACCTATATTATGCGATAGCATTATTAATCAGCTAAATCAGAAGCTTAAAAAGCAAATCCGTGGTGTTAATAAACGCAGTATACAAAAGTTAGCGAAATACAGTTGGCCGGGTAATATTCGTGAGTTACAGAATATACTTGAACGCGAGGTAATTCTATCAACAACGAGCGTATTAGATATTCAGCAGAGTTTTAATGAGTTAGGCAATGCTTGGGCGAGTAATAAAAAGACCTTAGCAGAAATAGAGCGAGCTTATATTCTAGAAATATTGGCTGCTTGCAAGTGGCGCATTGGTGGAGAATCAGGCGCTGCAGAGGTGTTAGGCATGCCCGCGAGTACCTTACGTTCACGCATGAAAAAACTTATGATTAAACGAGAATAA
- a CDS encoding FG-GAP repeat domain-containing protein — protein sequence MKNSVSYFLMVFLLLGCGGGSSDDSSNDGGSTPTPPTDPVQSSSKLPLYDGFELITDITSDDLNNDGFKDLILSRTPSMYGEARIQVLINNQDDTFTDETSNYFSVLENTWFQWIDKLYLADLNNDGLLDIVSHLDQSHWNESIGFQNATEMPLLIATENGQFQPMPWEQLNSVGSFIPLDFDNDGDIDLMSHRFINFGTAEQQIHWSIYRNELIETGDFNFTLLDNSVATLKGADNAAFIYSPIVVDLNSDGFSDIFYGGSKWKNGGFIDELSPFVVLLNTKDGTFIEGTNEVIATTEQLTHAREALSADFNGDQLNDIVITSHGYDGGDFAGERNLLLLASDATTLNVNDSKQSVFDYNGFTHSSDIGDIDNDGDLDIVFSDITGTDVSHGGNIQVFINDGEANFQRKSTAFKTADNGDMFIVSTKLVDLNNDGYLDLVLGGDDAKSSGVVLWNDGTGNF from the coding sequence TAGTGATGACAGTAGTAATGATGGCGGTAGTACTCCTACGCCCCCAACAGACCCCGTACAATCTTCAAGTAAATTGCCTCTGTATGACGGATTTGAATTAATAACGGATATTACAAGTGACGACCTAAATAATGATGGTTTTAAAGATTTAATTTTATCAAGAACGCCTTCTATGTATGGCGAAGCAAGAATTCAAGTGCTCATTAATAACCAAGATGATACTTTTACTGATGAAACATCTAACTATTTTTCAGTATTAGAAAATACTTGGTTTCAATGGATCGATAAACTTTACCTAGCCGATTTAAATAACGATGGTTTACTGGATATCGTTTCACACCTTGATCAATCGCATTGGAATGAATCCATAGGCTTTCAAAACGCAACTGAGATGCCATTATTGATAGCAACCGAAAATGGACAATTTCAACCAATGCCCTGGGAACAGCTTAATAGTGTAGGCTCGTTTATTCCTTTAGATTTCGACAATGATGGTGATATTGATCTCATGTCCCATCGTTTTATAAATTTTGGAACAGCTGAGCAACAAATTCATTGGTCTATTTATAGAAATGAATTAATCGAGACAGGGGACTTTAATTTCACACTGCTTGATAATAGTGTAGCGACTCTTAAAGGTGCTGATAATGCCGCATTCATCTATAGTCCTATTGTTGTCGATCTTAACTCTGACGGATTTTCTGACATTTTCTACGGTGGTTCTAAATGGAAAAACGGCGGATTCATCGATGAACTTTCGCCTTTTGTTGTTCTTTTAAATACAAAAGACGGCACTTTTATAGAAGGGACAAATGAAGTTATTGCTACAACAGAGCAATTGACACATGCTAGAGAGGCACTTAGTGCTGATTTTAATGGTGATCAATTAAACGATATAGTGATCACCAGTCATGGTTATGACGGTGGGGATTTTGCAGGAGAAAGAAATTTATTACTACTTGCTTCAGATGCTACCACCCTCAATGTTAATGACAGCAAACAAAGTGTGTTTGATTATAATGGTTTTACCCACTCTTCTGATATCGGTGATATTGATAATGATGGGGATCTCGATATAGTATTTTCTGATATCACCGGAACAGATGTTTCCCATGGCGGAAATATCCAAGTATTTATCAACGATGGTGAAGCTAATTTTCAGAGAAAGTCGACTGCATTTAAAACTGCGGATAATGGCGATATGTTTATTGTTTCCACAAAGCTTGTTGACCTTAATAATGATGGTTACCTAGATCTTGTACTAGGCGGTGATGATGCAAAATCTTCGGGGGTAGTGCTTTGGAATGACGGGACGGGTAATTTTTAG